TCCAGATAAGCTGATCGAAGCCTTCTTTCATGGCTTCCTGAGCTGGAAGCAATGATCCGGCGTAATTTCCTGCTGCTTTAGCAAACCCGAATCCGCCTTCACTTGCACGTGAGTATTTGGTTTCAACCTTCACCTTTAAAGGCTTTGAAAAATATGCTCCTACCGGTCCTGTAAGAACCATGTACTTATATGTCTTAGAAGGCTGAACTCCCAGGTAAGGATCTGTAGAGAACATGAATGGCCTGATATACAGCGAATGATGTGCTGCTGTCGGGATCCAGTCCCGGTCGAGATCCACCAGCGCAGCTATGCTCTGCACAAAGATATCTTCGGGAAGCTCCGGAGCGCATAAGCGTTCTGCCGATTTATTAAAACGTTCTGCATTCTTGTACGGACGGAAAACAGTTACTTTTCCATCATCGTGTTTATAAGCCTTCAGTCCTTCAAAAAAAGCTTGCCCATAATGGAGCACTGAAATAGCAGGACTAAAAGAGATATCGCCATAAGGGACTATCTGGAAATTTTTCCATTCGCCGTCTTCGTAATCGGCAGTAAACATGTGGTCGGAAAATACTTTTCCGAAGGGTAAAT
The window above is part of the Arcticibacter tournemirensis genome. Proteins encoded here:
- a CDS encoding branched-chain amino acid aminotransferase translates to MTDTLDIKITKTNKSRLEETDFSHLPFGKVFSDHMFTADYEDGEWKNFQIVPYGDISFSPAISVLHYGQAFFEGLKAYKHDDGKVTVFRPYKNAERFNKSAERLCAPELPEDIFVQSIAALVDLDRDWIPTAAHHSLYIRPFMFSTDPYLGVQPSKTYKYMVLTGPVGAYFSKPLKVKVETKYSRASEGGFGFAKAAGNYAGSLLPAQEAMKEGFDQLIWTDGRDHAFVEELGAANVMFMIDGTLITPSTRDTILKGVTRDSVLTLARKWGIPVEERRVSVAEVIDALKNGKLTEAFGVGTAATIAPIASIGSEGELYHLPDTTKAEFSNRTLKALNEIRYGKVADEFGWNYTV